From Candidatus Pedobacter colombiensis, one genomic window encodes:
- a CDS encoding DUF4296 domain-containing protein, whose protein sequence is MRNFLYIVIIFFFSSGCKPGIPKDIIQPDEMAKVLHDIHIADSYLGQLARPDSVKIIAAGYYKSIYKKYDIDSALYARSMNYYYKEPQVLNDIYVKVTGQLKKERDAIVKADSIFNANEMLKIKMKTIRDSTRTADSTFWADFLLKDRTKLKGAKLTDTAKLKDTVKKNIDVIRLKMDYKVPKI, encoded by the coding sequence ATGAGGAACTTTCTATATATCGTAATTATCTTTTTTTTTAGCTCAGGATGTAAACCCGGTATCCCAAAAGATATCATACAGCCAGATGAGATGGCTAAGGTATTGCACGATATACATATTGCGGATAGCTATCTTGGCCAGCTTGCCCGTCCCGATTCAGTTAAAATAATCGCTGCGGGCTACTACAAAAGCATTTATAAGAAATATGATATCGATTCAGCCTTGTATGCGAGGAGCATGAATTACTATTATAAAGAGCCCCAGGTATTAAATGATATTTATGTAAAAGTTACCGGCCAGTTGAAAAAGGAAAGGGATGCCATTGTAAAGGCAGATTCTATTTTTAATGCAAATGAAATGTTAAAAATAAAGATGAAAACGATTCGGGATTCGACCAGAACCGCTGATTCAACTTTCTGGGCTGACTTTTTGTTGAAAGATCGGACTAAACTGAAGGGGGCTAAGTTAACAGATACCGCTAAGTTAAAAGATACGGTTAAAAAGAATATTGACGTGATCAGATTAAAAATGGACTATAAAGTCCCAAAGATTTAA
- a CDS encoding MBOAT family protein, translating to MLDYYSGIKISKSSSKKVKRFWLWLSISINLGFLAVFKYFNFFASSFADGLSLLGFQTSFLTLNVLLPVGISFYTFHGLSYIIDIYKGRIKEERNFVDYSLFVSFFPLLVAGPIERATHLLPQIKKERSFDVSKAVDGLRQILWGLFKKIVIADGCAAYANMIFNHSSEYNGSTLILGALFFTFQIYCDFSGYSDIALGTARLFGIDLLKNFAFPYFSRDIAEFWRRWHISLSTWFRDYLYIPLGGSKGSTWKKIRNTFIIFLVSGFWHGANWTFIVWGLLNALYIMPSIFFETNRRNLDVVAEGRIFPNLKETIAMGITFGLTVIAWVFFRAKNLHHAFEYLGGMFSTSAFSKPQLLPLHLILLIMMFMLIEWRGRTQEYAIANFGFNFPKPVRWSFYYTLVAAIVWFAGEKQQFIYFQF from the coding sequence TTGCTGGATTACTATTCCGGAATAAAAATAAGCAAGTCCAGCAGCAAAAAAGTAAAAAGGTTTTGGCTCTGGCTAAGTATTAGTATAAACTTAGGTTTTTTAGCTGTTTTTAAATATTTCAATTTCTTCGCAAGTTCTTTTGCTGATGGACTTTCCTTATTAGGCTTTCAGACTAGTTTTTTAACATTAAATGTGTTGCTACCTGTTGGGATTTCATTCTATACCTTTCATGGTTTATCTTACATCATAGACATTTATAAAGGCAGGATAAAGGAAGAACGCAATTTTGTAGATTATTCGCTCTTTGTAAGCTTTTTCCCTTTACTTGTTGCCGGACCGATCGAAAGGGCCACCCATCTTTTGCCACAAATAAAAAAAGAAAGGAGTTTTGATGTTTCTAAAGCGGTAGACGGGCTAAGGCAGATCTTATGGGGCTTGTTTAAAAAGATTGTTATCGCAGATGGTTGTGCAGCGTATGCCAATATGATATTTAACCATTCATCTGAATACAACGGCAGCACTTTAATTTTAGGTGCTTTATTTTTCACTTTCCAGATCTATTGCGACTTTTCTGGTTATTCAGATATTGCTTTAGGCACAGCTCGTCTTTTTGGTATTGATCTGTTAAAAAACTTTGCATTCCCCTATTTTTCAAGAGATATTGCCGAGTTCTGGCGCAGGTGGCACATCTCCTTGTCAACCTGGTTTAGAGACTATCTATATATCCCTTTGGGGGGAAGTAAAGGTAGCACCTGGAAAAAGATCCGAAACACGTTTATCATATTTCTGGTCAGTGGTTTTTGGCACGGAGCTAACTGGACCTTTATTGTCTGGGGACTTTTAAATGCCCTATATATTATGCCATCGATTTTCTTTGAAACGAATAGGAGAAATCTGGATGTTGTAGCTGAGGGCAGAATTTTTCCCAATCTAAAGGAAACTATAGCTATGGGTATAACTTTTGGACTAACTGTGATTGCATGGGTATTTTTCAGAGCAAAGAACCTTCATCATGCTTTTGAATATCTAGGCGGCATGTTTTCCACCTCGGCCTTCAGCAAACCACAGTTACTTCCTCTACACCTTATATTGTTGATCATGATGTTTATGCTGATAGAATGGCGGGGAAGAACACAGGAGTATGCGATCGCCAATTTTGGGTTTAACTTCCCTAAGCCAGTAAGGTGGTCCTTTTATTATACATTGGTGGCAGCAATTGTTTGGTTTGCTGGCGAAAAGCAACAATTTATTTATTTCCAGTTTTAA
- a CDS encoding YggS family pyridoxal phosphate-dependent enzyme, whose product MSIADNLLKYKNELDPISVKLIAVSKYQEADAVLEAYNAGQRVFGENIVQELVDKQAKLPQDIEWHLIGHLQTNKVKYIAPFISLIQSVDSLKLLTEINKQALKNKRVIDCLLQIYIADEDTKFGLGFDEAIELLRSDEFAALQNIRIVGIMGIASNNALEKQTSDEFNELKVLFDGIKLSFFRKADYFKEISMGMSGDYKLAIAQGSTMVRIGSSIFGKRKVKHYKEEL is encoded by the coding sequence ATGAGTATAGCAGATAACTTATTAAAATATAAAAACGAATTAGATCCTATATCCGTTAAACTAATTGCGGTGTCTAAATACCAGGAAGCTGATGCTGTTTTGGAAGCTTATAATGCCGGACAAAGGGTATTTGGTGAGAATATTGTACAGGAACTGGTTGATAAACAAGCCAAGCTACCGCAAGATATAGAATGGCACCTGATAGGCCATTTGCAAACCAATAAGGTTAAATACATCGCTCCTTTTATTAGCTTGATCCAATCGGTAGACAGCTTAAAATTATTGACGGAGATCAATAAACAAGCCCTTAAAAACAAACGGGTAATTGATTGCCTCCTTCAGATCTATATTGCTGATGAGGATACCAAGTTTGGACTGGGTTTTGATGAAGCCATAGAACTGCTTCGCTCTGATGAGTTTGCCGCTTTGCAAAATATACGCATTGTAGGCATTATGGGTATCGCCAGCAACAATGCATTGGAAAAACAAACCTCTGATGAGTTTAATGAATTAAAAGTATTGTTTGATGGGATTAAGCTAAGTTTCTTTAGAAAGGCAGACTATTTTAAAGAAATATCAATGGGTATGTCGGGTGACTATAAACTAGCCATTGCACAAGGTAGTACAATGGTACGCATTGGCAGCAGCATTTTTGGGAAGAGAAAGGTTAAACATTATAAAGAAGAGTTGTAA
- a CDS encoding GNAT family N-acetyltransferase, which yields MNINIRVAVKEDCVRLLELVHELALYEKAPEEVTVTLEEFIDAGFGEHKVWDAFVAEVDGFIAGFAIYYTRYSTWKGCRLYLEDFIVTESYRGKGIGKLLFERVVQEAKDKNYNGMNWQVLDWNEPALNFYNKYDAQLDTGWLNASFSTEQLKMKSYQ from the coding sequence ATGAACATAAATATAAGGGTAGCTGTAAAAGAAGATTGTGTAAGATTACTGGAACTGGTACATGAGCTGGCGCTTTACGAAAAGGCTCCTGAGGAGGTTACAGTTACTTTGGAAGAGTTTATTGACGCAGGTTTTGGCGAACATAAGGTGTGGGATGCTTTTGTAGCTGAGGTGGATGGTTTTATTGCAGGTTTTGCTATTTATTATACCAGATACTCCACATGGAAAGGCTGTCGCCTATATCTGGAAGATTTTATTGTAACAGAATCTTACAGAGGTAAAGGCATTGGCAAATTACTTTTTGAGCGTGTCGTACAAGAGGCAAAAGATAAAAACTATAATGGTATGAACTGGCAGGTTTTAGATTGGAATGAGCCAGCGCTTAACTTTTACAATAAATATGACGCGCAATTGGATACAGGTTGGCTTAATGCCTCCTTCTCTACTGAGCAATTAAAGATGAAATCATATCAATAA
- a CDS encoding CoA transferase subunit B, whose protein sequence is MLDKNGIAQRIAREIHDGYYVNLGIGIPTLVANYIPEGINVVLQSENGLLGMGPFPFEGEEDADLINAGKQTITTLPGSSIFDSALSFGMIRSQKIDLTILGAMEVSENGDIANWKIPGKMVKGMGGAMDLVASAKNIIVAMQHVNKAGESKLLPKCTLPLTGVNCIKKIVTELAVLDVLPEGGFKLIERAPGVSVDFIRQATLGKLFADDNVPEMVF, encoded by the coding sequence ATGCTGGATAAAAATGGAATTGCGCAGCGGATCGCAAGAGAAATACATGATGGATATTATGTGAATTTAGGGATTGGTATTCCGACTTTGGTAGCCAATTATATCCCTGAGGGAATAAATGTAGTACTACAGTCGGAAAACGGACTGTTGGGGATGGGCCCTTTCCCTTTTGAAGGAGAAGAGGATGCTGATTTAATTAACGCCGGAAAACAAACCATTACTACTTTGCCCGGGTCATCAATCTTTGATTCGGCATTGAGCTTTGGAATGATCAGAAGTCAGAAAATTGACCTGACCATCCTTGGTGCTATGGAGGTGTCGGAAAATGGCGACATTGCCAATTGGAAAATTCCGGGTAAAATGGTAAAAGGTATGGGCGGTGCAATGGACCTTGTTGCTTCAGCTAAAAATATAATTGTAGCCATGCAGCATGTAAACAAGGCCGGAGAAAGTAAGTTGCTTCCAAAATGTACTTTGCCGTTGACGGGTGTAAATTGTATCAAGAAAATTGTGACGGAGTTGGCTGTTTTAGATGTATTGCCGGAAGGGGGCTTTAAACTGATTGAACGTGCACCCGGCGTAAGTGTTGATTTTATCAGACAGGCTACACTAGGTAAGTTGTTCGCCGATGATAATGTACCTGAAATGGTATTTTAA
- a CDS encoding aspartate kinase, whose translation MKVFKFGGASVKDADGVRNVASIINNHEGHQLLIVVSAMGKMTNRLEDLTKAYLNNQDDVLQIFEEIKLYHFNILNQLFPDHNHPIFNDIVNTFVEIDWLIEEQPDDAPDYIYDQIVSIGEIVSTKILAAWLGTLRDNVKWVDARNFIHTDNTYREASLNWEKTETEIKKNLEPILAENIVVTQGFIGSTSENFTTTLGREGSDYSAAIFSACLNAESVTIWKDVPGVLNADPKWFDETERIPQLSYHDAIELSYYGATVIHPKTIKPIQNKNIPLYVRSFLHPNAEGTAITDLKNHLHVPSFIFKVNQALLSIFPKDFSFIIEENLSHIFSLFHKHRVKINTMLNSAISFSISFDYDEKKLEALIADLSKDYKTKYNTGVELVTIRYYNQETIDRVTVNKNILLEVKSRNTCQIVMKDKKETE comes from the coding sequence ATGAAAGTATTCAAATTTGGAGGAGCATCTGTTAAAGATGCCGATGGAGTGAGAAACGTCGCGTCAATCATCAATAACCACGAAGGTCATCAATTACTCATTGTTGTTTCCGCAATGGGAAAAATGACGAATAGACTGGAAGACCTGACTAAGGCTTATTTAAACAATCAGGACGATGTATTGCAAATATTTGAAGAGATAAAACTATACCACTTTAACATTTTAAATCAACTCTTTCCAGATCACAATCACCCAATATTTAATGATATTGTAAATACGTTTGTAGAGATAGACTGGCTGATTGAAGAGCAACCTGATGATGCGCCCGATTATATTTACGACCAGATCGTTTCTATCGGCGAGATTGTTTCCACTAAAATATTAGCAGCATGGTTGGGAACTTTACGTGACAATGTAAAATGGGTAGATGCCCGCAATTTCATCCATACCGACAATACCTATCGTGAAGCCTCACTAAACTGGGAAAAAACGGAAACAGAAATAAAGAAGAATCTGGAACCAATTTTGGCCGAAAATATTGTCGTAACGCAGGGATTTATTGGTAGTACCAGCGAAAACTTTACGACTACGTTAGGGCGTGAAGGTTCTGATTATTCTGCAGCCATATTTTCTGCCTGTTTAAATGCAGAATCGGTAACCATCTGGAAAGATGTACCCGGCGTTTTAAATGCCGACCCTAAATGGTTTGATGAAACAGAAAGAATTCCTCAGCTTTCTTACCATGATGCAATAGAACTGTCCTATTATGGTGCCACCGTTATCCATCCAAAAACCATCAAGCCTATACAAAACAAAAATATACCTTTATATGTACGCTCATTTCTTCATCCAAATGCTGAAGGAACAGCTATTACCGATCTAAAGAACCATTTGCATGTACCTTCCTTTATTTTTAAAGTAAACCAGGCTTTATTATCTATATTCCCTAAAGATTTTTCGTTCATTATTGAAGAGAACCTGAGTCATATTTTTAGCCTGTTCCATAAACACAGGGTTAAAATCAATACCATGCTCAACTCTGCCATCAGTTTTTCCATCAGCTTTGATTATGATGAGAAAAAACTGGAAGCTTTAATCGCAGATTTATCTAAGGATTACAAAACGAAATACAATACCGGAGTAGAATTGGTTACCATCAGGTATTACAACCAGGAAACAATAGATCGCGTAACGGTAAATAAGAACATTCTTTTGGAGGTAAAAAGTAGAAATACCTGTCAGATTGTAATGAAAGATAAAAAAGAAACGGAGTAA
- a CDS encoding uridine kinase, whose product MNNKPFIIGIAGGSGSGKTFFLNSFLHHFKNDEVTLVSQDDYYFPAGEMTQEENKLYNFDLPTTIDDQQFLLDIKKLINGEVIYKKEYNFNNPLAVTKILEINPAPIIIVEGLFILHFKEISALLDHRIFVEAEEEIALQRRIKRDGMERGYPEDDVLYKWHNHVVPAYKEFLLPYKEICDTIVINNNDTPDDIIKITEEISVDLKEKYCRIK is encoded by the coding sequence ATGAACAATAAGCCCTTCATTATTGGTATAGCGGGAGGAAGTGGATCCGGCAAAACCTTTTTTTTAAACTCATTTTTACATCATTTTAAGAATGATGAAGTTACCCTGGTTTCTCAGGATGACTACTACTTCCCTGCCGGCGAAATGACCCAGGAAGAGAATAAACTGTACAACTTTGATCTGCCAACAACCATTGATGATCAACAATTTTTATTGGATATAAAAAAACTCATCAATGGCGAAGTCATCTATAAAAAGGAATACAATTTCAACAACCCTTTAGCGGTAACTAAAATACTGGAAATCAACCCTGCACCAATCATCATTGTTGAGGGACTTTTTATTCTCCATTTTAAAGAGATTTCTGCTTTACTGGATCATCGAATCTTCGTGGAAGCTGAAGAAGAGATTGCTTTACAACGCCGTATAAAACGCGATGGTATGGAGCGTGGATATCCTGAAGACGATGTATTGTACAAATGGCATAACCATGTGGTACCAGCTTACAAAGAGTTCTTACTCCCTTACAAGGAAATATGCGACACAATTGTGATTAATAATAATGATACTCCTGATGATATCATTAAAATAACAGAAGAGATTTCTGTGGATTTGAAAGAAAAGTACTGTAGAATTAAGTAA
- a CDS encoding endonuclease MutS2, whose translation MLYPENCLERLGFNEVRQLIYKHCLSPMGQEMVGKMQVMTKFDQINKFLRQTYEFKSILENQEPLQISTFFDIKTFAEKIRVEGAYLVEEELYQMYVSLQTVFSVLRFFEERKDVYPNLEALFEHLPVEKNILKKIETVLDPKGKIKPNASHELQSIIGDIAKTEHDVRRRMDSIYKQAVGNNWVADGSLTIRDGRMCIPVLAENKRKLRGFIHDESASGQTVYIEPEEVFTLNNKLRDLEFDKRREIIRILIALTNDLRPYTPLLLSYHGFLTKVDFVRAKALFAIDVEADMPVLIPAAKTKLINASHPLLYLSFKEDKKTVVPLNIHINEELRIMLVSGPNAGGKSVCMKTVGLLQLMVQSGLLIPAHESSEVGIFDHIFADIGDDQSIESDLSTYSAHLTKMRYFVAHATPKSLVLIDEFGTGTDPQFGGPIAEAVLEVLNNKKVRGVITTHYSNLKLFAGNTPGLENASMLFDNDKMKPLYVLEIGKPGSSYAFEIAQNIGLQKEVLELARVKTGTNQNKLDSLLVDLEREKKHIYDTKLNLSTQQNKVKNLVAENEKLKSFLEENKKLLIKEAKLEAQSIIKNANKLVENTIAEIKEKQADKVVTKELRQNLQKVLVQHQVKEEKKPEVPQPLNTPIEVGDLVQLKGTETMGQVLEINRDNLVLALGDLRSIVKKNRVQKISNKQAKKIVQSNSYSGSISEAISSFNAELDLRGMRTEDALHEVEKYLDKSIMLGFPVVKLIHGKGDGILRKMIRQYLKKYSQINRVEDEHADRGGDGITYVYFN comes from the coding sequence ATGTTATATCCGGAGAATTGTTTGGAGCGTTTGGGGTTTAATGAGGTAAGGCAACTTATTTATAAACACTGTTTGAGTCCAATGGGACAAGAAATGGTTGGGAAAATGCAGGTAATGACCAAGTTTGACCAGATCAATAAGTTTTTGAGGCAAACGTATGAGTTTAAAAGTATCCTCGAAAACCAGGAGCCTTTGCAAATCAGTACTTTTTTTGATATTAAGACCTTTGCTGAAAAGATCAGGGTAGAAGGGGCTTACCTGGTTGAAGAGGAATTGTACCAGATGTATGTTTCTTTGCAGACGGTATTTTCTGTTTTGCGATTTTTTGAAGAAAGGAAGGATGTTTATCCTAATCTGGAAGCCTTATTTGAACACCTTCCGGTAGAAAAAAATATTCTTAAAAAAATAGAGACTGTTCTTGACCCAAAGGGGAAAATTAAGCCCAATGCTTCGCATGAACTGCAAAGTATTATTGGCGATATCGCCAAAACTGAGCATGATGTACGCAGGCGGATGGATTCGATCTATAAGCAAGCTGTTGGTAACAATTGGGTAGCTGATGGAAGTTTAACCATTCGTGATGGCCGGATGTGTATCCCGGTACTGGCTGAGAATAAAAGGAAGTTGCGTGGTTTTATTCATGATGAATCTGCAAGTGGACAGACCGTTTATATAGAACCGGAGGAAGTTTTTACGTTAAACAATAAGCTGCGCGACCTTGAGTTTGATAAGCGAAGGGAAATTATTAGGATATTGATTGCATTAACCAATGATTTAAGGCCTTATACGCCTTTATTGTTGTCGTACCATGGCTTCTTGACCAAGGTAGATTTTGTTAGGGCAAAGGCTTTGTTTGCGATAGATGTGGAGGCGGATATGCCTGTGTTGATCCCTGCAGCAAAAACTAAGCTGATCAATGCATCGCATCCACTGTTGTATCTTTCCTTTAAAGAAGATAAAAAGACAGTTGTTCCACTGAATATTCATATCAATGAGGAGTTGAGGATTATGCTTGTTTCCGGACCTAATGCCGGTGGTAAATCTGTTTGTATGAAAACAGTGGGTTTACTTCAGCTGATGGTACAATCCGGATTGTTAATTCCCGCTCATGAATCGAGTGAAGTGGGGATATTCGATCATATTTTTGCTGACATTGGTGACGATCAATCTATTGAAAGTGACCTGAGTACATATAGTGCGCATTTAACCAAGATGCGGTATTTTGTAGCTCATGCTACACCTAAATCGTTGGTGCTGATTGATGAGTTCGGTACCGGTACTGACCCACAATTTGGTGGGCCAATTGCTGAGGCCGTATTGGAAGTTTTGAACAATAAAAAGGTGCGGGGCGTAATTACTACCCACTATTCTAATTTAAAGCTATTTGCCGGTAACACACCTGGACTGGAGAATGCTTCGATGTTGTTTGATAATGACAAAATGAAACCTTTGTATGTTTTGGAAATTGGCAAGCCCGGAAGCTCTTATGCTTTTGAAATTGCTCAAAATATAGGTTTGCAAAAAGAGGTGCTTGAATTGGCCCGCGTAAAAACAGGAACCAATCAGAATAAGCTTGACAGTTTGTTGGTTGATCTGGAACGGGAGAAAAAGCATATTTATGATACTAAATTGAATTTATCTACCCAGCAGAATAAAGTGAAAAATCTGGTTGCTGAGAATGAGAAGCTGAAGTCGTTCCTGGAAGAAAACAAGAAATTGCTGATTAAAGAAGCAAAGCTGGAGGCTCAATCTATCATCAAGAATGCAAATAAGCTGGTTGAAAATACCATTGCAGAGATTAAAGAGAAGCAAGCCGATAAAGTGGTGACCAAGGAACTGAGACAAAATCTGCAAAAGGTTTTGGTACAACATCAGGTAAAGGAAGAGAAAAAGCCGGAAGTGCCTCAGCCTTTAAATACGCCTATTGAAGTGGGGGATTTGGTGCAATTGAAAGGGACTGAAACCATGGGCCAGGTTTTAGAAATTAATAGAGATAACCTGGTATTGGCACTTGGCGATCTACGGTCTATAGTGAAGAAGAACAGGGTGCAAAAGATTAGCAATAAACAGGCCAAGAAAATTGTACAAAGTAATTCTTATTCCGGCAGTATTTCTGAAGCGATCAGTAGTTTTAATGCTGAATTGGACTTAAGGGGAATGCGCACAGAAGATGCACTGCATGAGGTAGAGAAATATCTCGATAAGTCGATTATGCTTGGCTTTCCGGTTGTTAAATTGATTCACGGTAAAGGAGATGGTATCCTTAGAAAAATGATCAGACAGTACCTTAAAAAATATAGTCAGATAAACCGTGTTGAAGATGAACATGCTGACAGAGGTGGGGATGGTATTACCTATGTTTATTTTAATTAA
- a CDS encoding DUF3298 domain-containing protein translates to MKKLALLFISLSFIACQNEKKTINGSDNINETDYTSLSFKYDSVKVSSNFVIKSNENTTDTTKAVIRYPVFQDQQINQFIEQKVMNCANEGEHYTTYKDFTNAFVKNFDSFSTENKDYGQTWFMDAKVEVKEQHPQYLSFLLTFVNYEGGAHPNSAYTYLNYDPQNHKEVVLDSLINPGSMPKLTAIAEKVFRKNEKLSPTASLKDNYFFENDKFSLNQNFSITKKGLKFLYNPYEIKAYAYGITELVIPFADLKDIAKPNSLLNPAN, encoded by the coding sequence ATGAAAAAATTAGCTCTTTTATTCATCTCTCTAAGCTTTATAGCTTGTCAGAATGAGAAAAAAACCATTAATGGTTCAGACAATATAAATGAAACGGATTACACCAGCCTGTCTTTTAAATATGACTCGGTAAAAGTATCCAGTAATTTCGTAATTAAGAGCAATGAAAATACAACGGACACCACAAAAGCGGTCATCAGGTATCCTGTATTTCAAGACCAGCAAATCAACCAGTTTATTGAGCAAAAGGTAATGAATTGTGCAAATGAGGGTGAGCATTATACCACCTACAAAGATTTCACCAATGCTTTTGTTAAGAATTTTGACTCTTTCAGCACGGAGAATAAAGATTATGGACAAACCTGGTTTATGGATGCAAAAGTAGAGGTTAAAGAACAGCACCCACAGTACCTTTCTTTTCTGCTCACTTTTGTAAATTATGAAGGCGGTGCACATCCTAACAGCGCTTACACCTACCTGAATTACGATCCGCAAAATCATAAGGAGGTTGTTTTAGATTCACTGATCAATCCCGGCTCAATGCCAAAATTAACTGCTATAGCAGAAAAGGTATTTAGAAAAAATGAAAAGCTATCCCCAACTGCGAGTTTAAAAGACAATTACTTCTTTGAAAACGATAAGTTTAGCTTAAATCAAAATTTCAGCATTACCAAAAAAGGTCTAAAGTTCCTTTATAATCCATATGAAATTAAAGCTTATGCCTACGGAATTACTGAGCTGGTTATTCCTTTTGCCGATTTAAAGGATATCGCAAAACCAAACAGCTTACTTAACCCCGCTAATTAA
- a CDS encoding CoA transferase subunit A: MINKVVSGAEEAIKDIEDGDTLMLGGFGLCGIPENCIAALVKKGVKKLTCISNNAGVDDFGIGLLLQQRQVKKMISSYVGENAEFERQLLSGELEVDLIPQGTLATKCMAAGYGMPAIFTPAGVGTEVAEGKEVRNFNGKDYLMEYAFDADFAIVKAWKGDTAGNLIYRSTSRNFNPVMAMAGKVTIAEVEELVEAGELDPDQIHTPGVFVHRIFQGANYEKRIEQRTVRTKG; this comes from the coding sequence ATGATCAATAAAGTTGTTTCAGGTGCTGAGGAGGCTATAAAGGACATCGAAGACGGTGATACTTTAATGCTCGGTGGATTCGGTTTATGCGGTATTCCCGAAAATTGTATTGCTGCGTTGGTAAAAAAAGGTGTTAAGAAATTGACTTGCATTTCTAACAATGCAGGGGTAGACGATTTTGGAATAGGCTTGTTGCTGCAACAGCGACAGGTAAAAAAAATGATCTCTTCTTATGTGGGTGAAAATGCTGAGTTTGAACGTCAGTTATTGAGTGGCGAGCTTGAGGTGGACCTTATTCCACAGGGAACTTTAGCTACCAAATGTATGGCTGCCGGTTATGGTATGCCTGCAATTTTTACTCCGGCAGGAGTAGGCACTGAAGTAGCCGAAGGTAAAGAGGTGAGAAACTTTAATGGTAAAGATTATCTGATGGAGTACGCTTTTGATGCTGATTTTGCAATTGTAAAAGCTTGGAAGGGTGATACTGCCGGGAATTTGATCTACCGTTCTACCAGTAGAAATTTTAATCCTGTAATGGCTATGGCCGGTAAAGTGACCATTGCAGAAGTTGAGGAGCTGGTCGAGGCCGGTGAGCTTGATCCTGATCAGATTCATACACCTGGAGTATTTGTTCACCGTATTTTTCAGGGGGCAAATTATGAGAAAAGAATAGAACAACGTACAGTTAGAACTAAAGGCTAA